One Papaver somniferum cultivar HN1 unplaced genomic scaffold, ASM357369v1 unplaced-scaffold_135, whole genome shotgun sequence genomic window, TGTTAAGGTGAAGGGTATCCCTATGTATGTGTTTATGACTAAACTCAGGAAggtcaaagttttttttttaatttattggaAGAGAATTAGATTTAAAAACCTCTTTGAGCAAGTTATGGAGGCAAAGAAAGAGATGACTCTAATTCAGCAGCAGGTTCAAGTCCATCCTCTTTGTCCTGTGTTGGCtagaaaggaaaaaaaagcaGTTCAACAATATGCTAAGATTTCTAGATATGAGGAATCTATGAAGAAGCAAAAGTCTAGAGTCCAGTGGCTTGATTTGGGTGATTCTAACACTCATTTTTTTCATAATTCCCTTAAGGAAAGgagatcaaggaataatattcttACTCTTACTTCTAGGGATGGTGTGTTCTTGGTGGATGACAAGGAGATAGCTGCAGAGtttattgatttttttctctAAACTTTATGATGAAGAAGGAAAGGAGGACACTAATGGCCAATTAATTGAGGATCTCCACTTTGATAAAGTTATTGATGATACTTCTAAAGAGGCTCTTATTAGGTCTATTACTAGAGATGAAATAGTTCAAGCTCTTGCTTCCATAGGATCAGGGAAATCCCCTGGTCCATATGGTTTTTCCAGTCATTTTTTCAAATACTGCTGGACAATTATTGGAGATGATTTTGTGGCTGCTGTCAAGAATGTTTTTAAGAGCTCCAAACTCCTTAAAGAGGTAAACAACACCTTTGTTACTCTTGTTGCTAAAAATGAAAATCCTAGTGGTATAGTGGACTACAGACCTATAGCTTGTTGTGGAGTAGTTTATAAATGCATTTCCAAGATTATCTCTCTCAGAATGAAGTTGTTATTGAAGCATTTAATCCATCCCTGCCAATCTGCTTTTATAGCAGGAAGATCTATTCAAGACAACAGTCTAGTGGCACATGAGATTGTTAGGAACTATCATAGGACTACTGGTACTCCTAGATTCACCATGAAGATTGATCTCAGGAAATCATATGAAACTGTTAGCTGGAAGGGAATTCTTATTACTTTAAAGAAGATGGGATTCCCTGCTATATTTATTGGTTGGATTGAACTTTGTATTACTTCACCTAAATTTATGTTCTTATTATTGGGTCTCCATATGGCTACTTTGGAGCTAGAAGAGGACTCAGACAAGGGTGTCCCCTCTCTCCCTATCTATTTGTCATGGTGATGGAGCTTCTCAGCATTCTTCTTCAAAAACAGGTTGACAAAGGTGTATATGGtctccatcctagatgcaaaatAATCAGACTGACTCATCTCTgctttgcagatgatgttttgGTATTCTTTAAAGGCACTACTAACTCAGTTGCTACTTTAAGGAGGGTATCATGGAATTTTAGTGCTTGTTCTGGTCTTCAAATGAACCAACAAAAAATTTCTCTGTTTGCTTCTGCAGTTGGAGATGATGAGCTACAGAATATACTTCATATTATGGAATATCTTGAGGATAAATTTTCAGTAAGGTATTTGAGTCTTCCCTTCTCTCTACTAGATTGTCTTACTATGACTGTCAGATCTTGATTGCCAAAATAAAAACTAGAGTACAATCCTGGAAATATAAACACTTAGCTTTTTCTGGTAGATTGACATTGATTAAGCATGTTTTATCTGGCATGGTCTTCTTTTGGTTATCCTGCTTCATCCTCTCTAAGAGAGCTATAAAGGAAATAACTAATATATTTAAAAGGTTTTTATGGGATGGCTGTGAATTAGGAAAGAAGCATTGTCGTATTAGCTGGTCCACTATATGTTTTACTTATAACGAGGGAGGGTTGGGAGTTAGAGACATTGAAGTTAATACCTTATATGTTAATACAAAACATTTATGGGACCATGCATCTGGGAAAGACTCTATTTGGACTGATTGGGTCAAGAAGAATATTATTCAAACAAGAAATATTTGGGAAATGCATATTCCTTCCGATTCTTCTTGGTGCTGGAGAAGAGGGCTAGATCAGAGACAAATTGCTAGAGATATGGTTATTACAATTTTGGGTGATGGAGCAAATACTAGATTTTTGCATGATAATTGGCATTATAAGGGTAGACTGTCTTCTTGGATGGACCCTTCTATAATTTCTGAGTTCTTACCAAATGATGCTTGCACCGTCTCAGATTTTGTTAAAAATGATGAATGGTCTTTACCTTCTTCAACTGATCATAGCATTGCAGCTATCTTTTTACAAGTGACTTCAACTGATTTCCTTACTTTAAAGAAAGACAAGGTTATGTGGTCTGTTAGTAATTCTGGGgttttttcagttaaagataCTTATAATTCCTTATTTCCTCATGGTGAGAAAGTGAAATGGAGTACCCTTGTATGGTTTAAGCTTCATATACCTAGGCATTCATTTATTACTTGGGTGTCTTTACATGGCATATTAAAAACTAGAGATAAGCTTCTTAAATGGAATGTTATTGCTgcttcttcttgtttattttGTGCTGCTACTGAAGAAAATGAAGGACATATGTTCCATGCTTGTGAGTTTGCCATCCAAATTTGGAGAGGATTGCTTATCAAAATGGGATATCATAGAGAGCTTTATAATACTTGGCAGGAGGAAATCCAGTGGTGCATTGATGAATTTAAAGGCTATTCATGTGTTGTTCTGATTAAGAAGATGATATTCAATAGTTTTATTTATAATATCTGGAGGGAAAGGAATTCTAGGATTTTTGAATCTAAATATAATTCTTTGGAATCAGTGAGTTACCAACTTGTCCAAGAAGTGTGGCTTAAGTTGAGTGCTCATCATTTGAAGGATGCTGATTCTGCTGCTAACATGGTTTTCATGGAAAGATGGAGGGTCAACTGTGAGTTCATTTTAAAGCAACCTATTTTATGTGCTTGGGTTGCTCCTACTGGTTATGATGTTATGATAAATACTGATGGCTCAATGTCTGAAGCTGGTGCTGGTTTTGGAGCTATTATAAGAGATTCTCTAGGAAACCATTTGATAGCAGCTATTGGATGAAGTCACTCTATCTCTGTTGAGATTCATGAACTGCAGGGTGTGGAACTGGGTTTAAAAATTGGTCTTGAGATTGAAGCAAATTGTATCCACCTTTGCACTGATTCTTTGTCTACTTGCCCGCTTCTTAAAAGTAATGATCCTAAACCCCCCTGGAAGACTGTCCATATTTGGAGTTGATGCTGGGTAAATTTTACTTTGTGAAGATTAGTCACTGTTATAAGGAGAGTAATAGATCTGCTCACTATCTTGCAAGAATTCACCCTTGTTCAAACTATGTGAAGATTGATGAAGCTGAGTTTACTTTGGAGTTTAGAGAAATTCTTGCCGCTGATAGGGAAGGGAAAGTTTTTATCAGACATtagtctgtttttttttctttgcttgtttgtttttaattttctttcctatttggtTGGGGTCTTCTTAACCCCGCTTGCTGTatcaaaattatatataaaaaaaaaatcagagaaaCGCACTTCGCCCTCAATACAATTACTAAGCAGGGAAGGGAATAAGATTCCCAGGTAAGTGGAATTCATTTCCTCCAACCAGACAAACTCTTTGATCCTGGAATGAACCCAGAAATTTTCCTAGGATAGGGCTAAAATATCAGTAGTCGTCAATGCGTCCAAAGGCCGCGACAACTTTTGTAGAACGAGTTACATAAACAGTGATCATCTGAAATTTACCTATAAATACTGGACAAATAGACAATTATATGATTAAAATCCGCAAATTTTAGTTTCAAAAAGTGATTAGAGAAAGAAATTTATGATTTGTAAAAGAAAAATGGGAAAACAAATGAATGTGACAAAGAAAATTCTATGTTTTAAACAAGATCTTGGGCTAAAAATTAATTATGCTACAACTATAAGGAATAATCATAAATAGAGGTGGGATAATTACTAATTATAAAAAAATTACTTATACAAAAAATTTATCTGGCTAAAAATAGGGACGAGCTATAGCCCGGgttagccccttgctaggccGTCCCtgcttagagcaagtcttatggtgaaaTCCAAGCTATTCTAAGTTTGGAAAAAATGTGGATTGTCAGCtttgggtccaagagcatagctcagtggtatcccattaGCTCCAGTAGGGAGGAAATCAGGGGTTCAATTCCCGCTGTCCTAAAGGTTTGTAATAAATTAGTTGTACAGTGGGTAAAGCGGAGTTGGGTCTGGCAGTGGGGCCAGTCCAACTAGCTGGGTTCGAGTAGGGACTTGGGTCCGGCTTTCACGTATAAAAAAAACAGCTCGGATGGTTTCTAAATTGGGACCATCAATACTTCTTTCAAGGCATGTTCCAAGGTTTCACGGGGTTTCATGGAACAGAGCGTGGAATCCAAATGAAAGAGTTAGTTTGATTCACGGTAAACGTGATTTGAAACGCGTTAAAACTGTTCGAGAAACACTATCCCAAATTTTGTTTTGTGGCATTCCAGTTAGCATATGTCAAACGTTATTCTGAACTGCGGATTATATCTTTCCAAATAGCGTACTACTTATACTAGTTGCGCTCTGTTTACATCACAAAAAAGAATTGTTTGTTTTTTGACACCTTTCTAAAATAATTTGTTCagatttttttgaaaatcaaattagTGATTGAATAATTTATTTATCTAAGTTCGACTAGACAACTATTAAAAGTACAACTCAAATCTTTAAATTAGAATTCATGGAATAAtactaaaaataattaaattaagcaGATTAAAATATCTAAAATTTAGAATTACATAATGAAACTACATTTAAATACCTACAATAAACTTGAAAGCATGATTAACTTTCATTA contains:
- the LOC113333864 gene encoding uncharacterized protein LOC113333864, which translates into the protein MVNMEWIDQFIDSKAEFLLPGASDHSPGIATIFEKRKHGPPPFRFFNYMTEEPDFLDLIRRVWSVKVKGIPMYVFMTKLRKVKVFFLIYWKRIRFKNLFEQVMEAKKEMTLIQQQVQVHPLCPVLARKEKKAVQQYAKISRYEESMKKQKSRVQWLDLGDSNTHFFHNSLKERRSRNNILTLTSRDGKEDTNGQLIEDLHFDKVIDDTSKEALIRSITRDEIVQALASIGSGKSPGPYGFSSHFFKYCWTIIGDDFVAAVKNVFKSSKLLKEVNNTFVTLVAKNENPSGIVDYRPIACCGVVYKCISKIISLRMKLLLKHLIHPCQSAFIAGRSIQDNSLVAHEIVRNYHRTTGTPRFTMKIDLRKSYETVSWKGILITLKKMGFPAIFIGWIELCITSPKFMFLLLGLHMATLELEEDSDKDDVLVFFKGTTNSVATLRRVSWNFSACSGLQMNQQKISLFASAVGDDELQNILHIMEYLEDKFSVRLTLIKHVLSGMVFFWLSCFILSKRAIKEITNIFKRFLWDGCELGKKHCRISWSTICFTYNEGGLGVRDIEVNTLYVNTKHLWDHASGKDSIWTDWVKKNIIQTRNIWEMHIPSDSSWCWRRGLDQRQIARDMVITILGDGANTRFLHDNWHYKGRLSSWMDPSIISEFLPNDACTVSDFVKNDEWSLPSSTDHSIAAIFLQVTSTDFLTLKKDKVMWSVSNSGVFSVKDTYNSLFPHGEKVKWSTLVWFKLHIPRHSFITWVSLHGILKTRDKLLKWNVIAASSCLFCAATEENEGHMFHACEFAIQIWRGLLIKMGYHRELYNTWQEEIQWCIDEFKGYSCVVLIKKMIFNSFIYNIWRERNSRIFESKYNSLESVSYQLVQEVWLKLSAHHLKDADSAANMVFMERWRVNCEFILKQPILCAWVAPTGYDVMINTDGSMSEAGAGFGAIIRDSLGNHLIAAIG